A section of the Humulus lupulus chromosome 2, drHumLupu1.1, whole genome shotgun sequence genome encodes:
- the LOC133819324 gene encoding nucleoside hydrolase 3-like has translation MITVKMVLKKNFWVIFVLLLLGFAANLHTAKRAPQPRPRRILLDTDVDTDDFFALLYLLKLNRSEFELESVTINTNAWTDAGHSVNQIYDILYMMGRDDIAVGVGGEGGILKDGTILPNVGGYLPIIEQGVTTTGGCRYRQAIPVGIGGRLDVDTNFGIRKAFLPQGSRRYRPIKQPTTQQVMYEKISAGPITVMVIGAFTNLAIFLMRNPHLKKNVEHIFVMGGGVRSKNPTGCCPKNSTSCTPQQCGDPGNLYTAYSSNPYAEFNIFADPFAAYQVFHSGIPITLIPLDATNTIPINEEFFNTFEKTQNTYEAQYTFQSLKMARDTWFGGQFYKSYFMWDSFTSGVAVSIMRNSHKNNGENEFAEMEYMNITVVTSNKPYGISDGSNPLFDGLKVPKFNLKRGGVHSGHVQTRLEDPFCIAKNNGKGRCKDGYTTEVTGSEAVRVLVATKAKLNPDPSSPHDRTFYKSFLNVLNAPQNSGRFNFTTQFPFYKEVLYKPDLKKRRLGKPVVFDMDMSAGDFLALLYLLKVPVEVINLKAIIVSPNGWANAATIDIVYDILHTMGRDDIPVGLGEVFALNQSLPTYSIIGDCQYIKAIPHGSGGFLDSDTLYGLARDLPRSPRRYTAENSVKYGAPRDTDHPELRQPRSHEVWDSVLRTLDPGLKITVLTNGPLTNLAKLISSNKRASSLIQNVYIVGGHISSGHMDKGNLFSVPSNKFAEFNMFLDPLAAKTVFESTLDITLIPLSVQRSVSSYTEILKKLDRTKKTAESRFALRLLSMLYLLKQNHSRYKHMDTFLGEILGAVFLAGDHSHLSPSLQVKPIKAYAHGIESRDGQTWIDVKKGKSVKILKNINDTVYYNALAKQLSYEKQSAVIASFDEQKRKWNQIPVQDSMETHQ, from the exons ATGATCACAGTGAAAATGGTGTTGAAAAAAAACTTCTGGGTTATTTTTGTTCTACTCCTTTTAGGATTTGCAGCTAATTTGCACACTGCAAAACGCGCTCCTCAGCCTAGGCCTCGCCGGATTCTCTTGGATACAGATGTTGATACGGATGATTTCTTTGCTCTGCTCTACCTCTTAAAGCTTAACAGATCAGAGTTTGAGTTAGAG aGTGTGACTATCAACACAAATGCCTGGACTGATGCTGGACATTCTGTGAATCAAATCTATGACATCCTTTACATGATGGGGCGCGATGATATCGCTGTTGGAGTTGGCGGCGAAGGTGGAATACTAAAAGATGGTACCATTCTTCCTAATGTTGGTGGATATCTTCCCATAATAGAACAG GGTGTTACAACCACTGGGGGATGTAGATATAGACAAGCTATCCCAGTAGGTATTGGAGGTCGTCTGGATGTTGATACAAATTTTGGCATTAGAAAAGCTTTTCTTCCTCAG GGAAGCAGGAGATATAGACCTATTAAACAACCAACTACTCAGCAGGTAATGTATGAGAAAATATCTGCAGGTCCTATAACAGTTATGGTTATAGGAGCATTTACAAACTTAGCCATTTTCCTTATGAGAAATCCACATTTGAAGAAAAATGTGGAGCATATTTTTGTCATGGGGGGTGGAGTGAGATCAAAGAACCCAACAGGTTGTTGCCCCAAAAATTCTACCTCATGCACTCCTCAGCAGTGTGGTGATCCTGGCAATTTGTATACAGCCTACTCTAGTAATCCTTATGCAGAGTTCAATATCTTTGCAGACCCTTTTGCAGCATACCAG GTGTTTCATTCTGGTATTCCTATCACCCTCATTCCCTTGGACGCGACGAACACTATTCCTATAAATGAGGAATTTTTCAATACATTTGAGAAGACTCAGAATACATATGAGGCACAATATACCTTCCAATCCTTGAAGATGGCCCGTGACACTTGGTTTGGTGGCCAATTCTATAAG AGCTATTTCATGTGGGACTCCTTCACATCTGGTGTGGCTGTGTCAATCATGAGAAACTCACATAAAAATAATGGTGAAAAtgagtttgctgaaatggaaTACATGAACATAACAGTTGTTACTTCAAACAAGCCTTATGGGATATCAGATGGATCCAATCCATTGTTTGATGGCCTAAAAGTCCCCAAGTTCAATTTAAAGAGAGGTGGAGTTCATAGTGGTCATGTCCAAACAAGACTGGAAGATCCATTTTGCATTGCCAAGAATAATGGGAAAGGGAGATGTAAG GATGGTTATACAACAGAGGTGACTGGATCTGAGGCGGTTCGAGTTCTTGTTGCAACAAAAGCAAAACTGAATCCGGACCCTAGCAGCCCACATGACAGAACATTTTATAAAAGTTTCTTAAAT GTGCTAAATGCTCCTCAAAACAGTGGAAGATTCAATTTTACAACACAGTTTCCTTTCTACAAAGAAGTTCTTTACAAACCAGATTTGAAAAAAAGGAGACTAGGAAAACCAGTTGTATTTGACATGGACATGAGTGCTGGAGATTTTCTAGCTTTGTTGTATCTGCTGAAAGTTCCAGTTGAAGTCATCAACCTTAAG GCAATAATAGTAAGCCCAAATGGGTGGGCAAATGCTGCAACAATAGACATTGTTTATGATATACTTCATACGATGGGTCGCGACGACATTCCAGTTGGTCTAGGAGAAGTTTTCGCATTGAACCAGTCTCTTCCAACATATTCTATCATTGGGGACTGCCAATACATTAAGGCCATCCCACATGGCAGTGGAGGATTTCTGGACTCTGACACACTCTATGGCCTGGCTCGAGATTTACCAAGAAGTCCAAgaag GTATACAGCAGAAAATTCTGTCAAGTATGGAGCTCCTCGCGATACAGATCATCCTGAACTAAGGCAACCACGTTCACATGAAGTTTGGGATTCTGTACTGAGAACACTTGATCCGGGTTTAAAGATTACAGTACTCACCAATGGACCCTTAACTAATCTAGCCAAGCTTATTTCATCTAACAAGAGAGCAAGTTCTCTAATTCAA AATGTATATATAGTTGGAGGACATATCAGCAGTGGTCATATGGACAAAGGAAATTTGTTTTCAGTTCCTTCGAATAAATTCGCAGAATTCAACATGTTTCTTGATCCTTTGGCTGCAAAGACAGTCTTTGAATCAACACTTGATATCACACTCATTCCACTCAGTGTCCAGCGCAGTGTCAGCTCGTATACAGAGATCTTGAAAAAGTTGGACAGGACTAAGAAGACAGCTGAGTCTCGTTTCGCACTGCGTTTGCTGTCAATGCTATATCTTTTGAAACAAAATCATAGTAGATATAAGCACATG GATACTTTCTTGGGGGAAATccttggtgcagttttcttggCTGGTGATCATTCTCATCTGAGTCCATCATTGCAAGTCAAACCCATCAAAGCCTATGCTCATGGGATTGAATCAAGAGATGGGCAAACTTGGATTGATGTAAAGAAAGGAAAATCAGTCAAAATATTGAAGAACATTAATGACACTGTATATTATAATGCTCTTGCAAAACAGCTCAGTTATGAGAAGCAGTCTGCTGTCATAGCAagttttgatgaacaaaaaagaAAGTGGAATCAGATACCGGTTCAAGATTCTATGGAAACACACCaatga